From Cygnus atratus isolate AKBS03 ecotype Queensland, Australia chromosome 1, CAtr_DNAZoo_HiC_assembly, whole genome shotgun sequence, the proteins below share one genomic window:
- the PICK1 gene encoding PRKCA-binding protein produces the protein MFADLDYDIEEDKLGIPTVPGTVTLKKDSQNLIGISIGGGAQYCPCLYIVQVFDNTPAALDGTVAAGDEITGVNGKSVKGKTKVEVAKMIQMVKGEVTIHYNKLQADPKQGKSLDIVLKKVKHRLVENMSSGTADALGLSRAILCNDGLVKRLEELERTAELYKGLTEHTKSLLRAFFELSQTHRAFGDVFSVIGVREPQPAASEAFVKFADAHRNIEKFGIHLLKTIKPMLTDLNTYLNKAIPDTRLTIKKYLDVKFEYLSYCLKVKEMDDEEYSCIALGEPLYRVSTGNYEYRLILRCRQEARTRFAKMRKDVLEKIELLDQKHVQDIVFQLQRFVSTMSKYYDDCYAVLRDADVFPIEVDLARTTLSYGQKDTYTDGAEEEEEGGGGDREKSGKEDANGEKLIDDA, from the exons ATGTTTGCGGATCTGGACTATGATATCGAGGAGGACAAGCT CGGGATCCCCACTGTACCTGGGACGGTGACCCTGAAGAAGGACTCCCAGAACCTGATTGGGATCAGCATTGGGGGTGGAGCACAGTACTGCCCCTGTCTCTATATCGTCCAG GTATTTGATAACACTCCAGCAGCCTTGGATGGAACCGTAGCAGCGGGCGATGAAATCACAGGAGTGAACGGCAAGTCTGTCAAAGGGAAGACCAAGGTGGAGGTGGCCAAGATGATACAGATGGTAAAG GGAGAAGTGACAATTCACTACAACAAACTTCAGGCTGACCCAAAGCAGGGGAAGTCTTTGGATATCG TATTGAAGAAGGTGAAGCACCGACTGGTGGAGAACATGAGCTCAGGGACAGCAGATGCCCTGGGGTTAAGCCGAGCCATACTTTGCAACG ATGGATTGGTGAAGAGAttggaggagctggagaggaCTGCAGAGTTGTACAAAG GCTTGACAGAACACACCAAGAGTCTTCTCAGAGCTTTCTTTGAGCTATCCCAGACGCACAGAG CGTTTGGAGATGTTTTCTCTGTCATTGGCGTACGGGAGCCGCAACCTGCTGCCAGCGAAGCTTTTGTGAAATTTGCTGATGCCCATCGCAACATTGAGAAGTTTGGGattcatcttctgaaaacaattaaGCCG ATGCTGACTGACTTAAACACGTATTTGAATAAAGCCATTCCTGACACAAGGCTGACTATCAAAAAATACCTGGATGTCAAGTTTGAATATTTG TCTTACTGCCTGAAAGTCAAAGAGATGGATGATGAAGAATACAGCTGCATT GCCCTGGGTGAACCCCTGTACCGAGTCAGCACTGGGAACTATGAATACCGCCTTATCCTACGTTGCCGCCAGGAGGCTCGCACGCGTTTCGCCAAGATGAGGAAGGACGTGCTGGAGAAAATAGAGCTCCTGGACCAGAAACATG TTCAGGACATCGTGTTCCAGCTGCAGCGGTTTGTCTCGACGATGTCCAAGTACTACGACGACTGCTACGCCGTGCTCCGAGATGCAGACGTCTTCCCCATTGAGGTGGACCTTGCCCGCACTACTCTCAGCTATGGGCAGAAGGACACGTACACAGACGgagcagaagaagaagaggaaggaggaggaggtgacaGAGAGAAGAGCGGGAAGGAGGATGCAAATGGTGAAAAGCTCATTGATGACGCATGA